The region aacattttaacaatatttaatcttccagcccatgaacacagaatgcctttccatttatttaggtcatgtttgatttcttttagcagtgttttgtagttttctgtgtacaagtcctttatatccttggctaAACTTatgcctagatatttgattcttttagttgctattttgtaaatggattttttccttgatttcctcctcagattgcttattactacTGTACAAAAAcagtattgatttttgtgtgttgatcttgtaccccattACTTTGCTGATTTCGTTCATGTTCATtatctctagtagctttgttgtaggtttttcaggACTAAGAATAGGATAATGTTATCTGCAAAcactgaaagttttaattcttcctttccaatttgaatccCTTTCATTTCACTTTGGTACTATGTTAAGTAAcagcggtgacagtgggcatctttgtcttgttccggATCTTAGAGGGGAAAGCTCTTAGTTATTCACTATctagtatgatgttagttgtgagtttttcatatatgtcctttattatgttgaggatgtttccttctattcctatctttctaagtgtttttatcaaaaaaggatccaggattttgttaaatgtcttttctgtgtcaatggaGATGagtatgtggtttttttccccttttcattttgttaatgtggtttattacagcAACTGATTTTCTGTGGGTCAGTAGTGATGTCCCCCcctctcatttcctattttgtgtatttttatcttctctctttttttcatcagtctagctaagggtttgtcaattttattgatcacaTTTATATAAAAGCAAACCCAAATGTGAGTTTATAACTGTATATGactaataatatttaataatctttcatttaCGGGAGGCACAGAAATAAATCCAACAGAGACAAGGGTTCAGGAGAGTCATGAGGCCAGTGGTTGTGCCTCCTGCACCATTTGTTGTTGAACGTGTAGAAAATGGGCATAGAGGGCCGACGCCATCTGCTATGCTGTAATGACAGTGAGGAGATAGATTTTAAGGAAGTGATGAATCTTATCCAAAATTATGACTTTTACATTAATCAAATATCAAATTCAGTGGTGATGCAGATCTACGGAGAGAATGTGTTCaatgcaaaaagaagaaaatgttgtTCGTGAAACTTAGTGAATGTAGCAGCCAGAACAAAATTGGCTTTTTAATAGAAATTACGATCCATGGTGAAGGATCAACTGTAGATCTGGGTTTTTCCCCATAGTAGTCTTCCCTTCTTTGATCCTGAAATCTTCAAAGTCCTCTGGCCCCAtctctattttatatataatatatttttaaaatgtttttaattgtaaACGTAGTATATGTTCATTACAGAACATTTGGAAAATACCAAatgtacaaagaaaagaaatcaacCAGCATCGACCCCACAACATAACTGAAGCATTAGCTTATTTCTTTTGATTCTGAAAtaacttaattttgttttgtaCAGTTGGAACAATAGTGTATAAATAATTCTGTACCCTTTTTCATTTGTAACATTACTTTTATGTGTTATAATCTCTataaataaattttgatgaccccataatattccattgagtgtTTTGGTCACCTTACCTACTCCCATTTTACATAGATAAGTTCTATTTATGCTTTTATAGAAAATGCCAGTGTTTTTATTCCTAGAgctttttatccatttcattTTATTGCCTTAGATCAATTTTAGATTTAGATGTTAAAGGCTCTTGATAAATAATGCTGAAAATTGCTTTCCAAAACCATAACCTTTATTTTAACAATGAAGTAAAAACCCCAAGAGACACAGCTCCCTGGGGGCTGTACCAGCCTGGGGCAGAGACCTCCTCAGCTCCGAGCTGGTTTTCTCTTCTGGAATCTCTGCCTTCCCTCTTGGGATCTGAGCAAAAGCTCAGAGGCCCTTTCCTTAATTACCGTGCTACCCTCGAATGTTTCCcagctaataaaaaaataaaatacccatGGCAATAATGTACAGCTGCTCTTCTGCAGCTGCTAGCTGTGTCCAAGTATGAACAGGTCTAGTATTTCTTTCAGATCCTGTTTTTACAGCTGAAGTAGTATAAGGACCCCAGGGACACGTGCCAATGCTTTCCTTATTTAGAATTATTCCCACTTAAGGTTTACTCTGCTACTTTTAACAATTAATGAACAATATCGTTTTGTGTGATGGGCTGGGCTCGATTCACTTATGTAGGCATTTGGGGATCTGGGTTCACCCACTTTTCCAGCCCCCCTTACCCCCGtttctctccccacccttttTATAGTGCGGTCACTTGGTACTGGAAGTCTGTTTGCCTTTAAACGGCCTGCCCGCTCTCCTGGGTGTATGCTCCCCACCCACCTGCAATTCCTGACCCTCCTTTAAGGATGCCCTCCAGCATCCTCTCCCACGACCAGCCAGTCCCGCCTTCCCCTCCTGCCCTGAGCCTTTGCACACTAATGTGGCCCTGGCCACGCTGAACGCCGAGTGTGTGTTCACAAGCCAGTCTCTGTTACTAGACTAAGAGCAAAGCTGGAACCACGTGTGTGTCTCATGAATTTCTGAGTCCTCAGTTCCCCTTAAAAGACCTTGGCCCAGTTGTTTCTCAGCTCACTAATTTAGGTCCAAGTTTTAGGTTTGATGTTCTCCTGTGGCTTATTTCCAGGTCTTTCTGTCCGAGTGGAAGGAACACAAAGTTGCCCTCTCCAGGCTCACCAGTCTGCAGGTCAAGGACGACTTCCTCCACGGGCTGCAGATGCTGAAATCTCTGCAGAGTAGCTATGTCGTCACGCTGCTTGGCTATTGCGAGGAGGACAACACCATTCTTACTGAATACCACCCCTTAGGCTCTTTGAGCAACCTGGAAGAAACACTCAACCTTTCCAAGTACCAAAATGTGAACACCTGGCAGCGCAGGTTGCAGCTGGCAATGGACTACGTGGGCGTCATCAACTACCTGCACAGCAGCCCCCTGGGCACGCGGGTCATGTGCGACTCCAACGACCTGCCCAAGACGCTGTCCCAGTACCTGCTGACCAGCAGCTTCAGCATTGTGGCCAACGACCTGGATGCCTTACCCCTGGCCAACCGCAGCGCGGGGACGTTGGTCAAGTGCGGCCGGCGGGAGCTCCGCGGGGACTTTGTGGCCCCCGAGCAGCTGTGGCCCTACGGCGAGGACACGCCTTTTCACGACGACCTCATGCCTTCCTACGACGAGAAGGTTGACATCTGGAAGATCCCTGAGGTCTCCAGCTTCCTCCTGGGGCACGTCGAAGGGAGTGATATGGTCCGATTCCATTTGTTTGATATTCATAAGGCTTGTAAGAGCAAGAATCCTGCAGAAAGACCCACCGCTCAGGAGATCCTGGACGCGTATCAGAAGGTTCTGAATTCACTCAGAGATGCTGTTCCGACTCAGACGAGAGAAATGCTCTAAAAATCAGTCCAGTCAGCCAAGGATGGGATTGGAGGGTGGGATGGAAGAGCAATTCTCTTCTGACAGTGGAGCTTTTTCAATTGGGTTTGGGGTttggtgtttttcatttgtttgttttttcttgtccTCTCTGTCTAGCTATATGATTCTTCATCTACATCCACACACAGAATGTATTCTACCTTTCTGGCTAAAGTTTCAAGGTAAGAAGAAATTAGACTTCATTTAAATCTGGCTTCACCTCTGAAACTCTGATTGCTCCCTGGTGAAGATGCAAAGCAGCAGTGAATCTAACCAGTATTTGGAAGAAGTAGCAAAAATGTAGCCACAAAGAGGCTTCACCTACCTTAATAACTGAATTTATAAGTTTGTAAGGAATGTGTAGATGGAAGATTTTTAAATGGcagcacaagaaagaaaatttgtTCTCCAAAGAacattttttccctaatttttaaaatggtagcCAACATATGGGATTGCCAGAGTATTTGTGGTGGGTTTTACCTGTTACCAATGAAGTCATCTTTACCGTTTTAAATGATTGTTCCATGAAGCTACAGCACCATCTTCTttccaaggaactgaaagagaacTATAATAGAATGCTCTTTGAAACTTTGAATGAATaggaactgaaatatttaaaacagcAAGTATGAGGGCATTTGTATCTTGTTACTGCTTTGGGTAGTTGTTTGTGAAATTCAtgtttatcttctctttgtctatcTGGGTTTTCTGTGTCCAGAATtaattgtgaatattttatatcacCAAATATCATTAATTATTGGAAAGTGTCTTCAGTTCCACTTGAGTAGCATGATTGAATCCTTCAAAAAGCTCTTTCCTGTGGCACTAGTATCCTCACTTGCAGGGGATGATAGATTTGGTGCAGATTAATTATTCCATAAAGCAGTTAAAGCTGACGTTCAGAGGCGGAGAGGCCCTGCAATGGACTTGGCCTTCCTCCAAACTCGAGCACACATCAGAATTACTTGGAATCACACATAGCTGTCAGCTTCaaacccatttattttttttatattgccAATGCAGCTAGAATAAACAGATCGAGTAGAGGAAAGAGCACTGCAGCCGGAGCTGGGAGGCCTGAGTTACCATCCCAGCTCTGCGGTCTGTCCAGCGGGGAGTTGGTGGGAACGATGGCCAGCGCCACTCTGCCTCTGTCGGCTCTCTCAGGCTTCAGTATGCCAGTGCCAGGCACCAGGCAGGACCTTAGCTGTCAGGGCTCAGTCTTCAGCTTGTGCTTGGACATGATTCAGTATCAACAGAACTGCCAAACCACAAGAGGAAGCGAAGTTCTAACTCCAACCTGGATGGGGAAGTCATTGCCTCCCTTACCTGCTGCCTCACATTCAGCAGAAATCTCATCAGGACTGGAGGAAGGTGAGGTGAGATCATCTCCAGCGCTGCCGAGGAATCAGTGTTCGCTTCCTGGTTCCCTTATTccaagtgttaaaaaaaaaaatatcatccCCACTGCATGGTTTCTACCAAGACGCCAAGCCTCTGGGCGTCTTCAGTCCATTGTTAGTGATTCAGCAGAGACAGGACGCCTGGCAGTTGTTCTCCAAATGAGGCATTTATGGGTAGGTGTGGGAGCAGAAAACTTTTCTCCTTAGAAAGGTCCTTTATTGTAttcccacccctacccccttattttaaaaataaatgttgctCAGTTTCAGTAACCATTATTCTCATGTGACTTTTGATCCCTTCTAGATAAGTTAAAATATGAGACCATGCTTTTTCatcctatagcagtttgatatagttatgaattccaaaaatagacattggattatgtttgtaatctggtctgtacctgggcatgattaaattattaaggttttgattgggccacgtcagtagggcaccaaggggtggggactcacacattaaaggcatggcaaaggacagagctggagttttttgtttggttttgtttttgctgttggcGTTCTGATGCTGGAGCCCGGGaggtgaacacacaggagaagaacacaggaatagagacggctccttagacacggcagaagccccagagagagagacagtcatttgcctgaaagtctacagctggccttgtggagaggcaaaggctagagagcctcatagtctacagccgaccttgtggtgataacagagcaactgagcctggaaagaggcaagccccaggaagagaggaacccaggaagcctgaaccctcgtggAGGtccgcagccatcttgccccaacacgtggcaaaagactttggtgagggaagtaatttatgtgttttggcctggtatctataaactCCTACCCtaagtaaatatcctttataaaagccagcagatttctggtattttgcatcagcacccctttggctggctaatacacattcctttgtaatattttgtaagttcaaacaCAAAAGAAGGAGTTAATGTAGATTCTTTAAAAATCTGCAATGTAGTTTGGAAGCAAAACTCTAATAAGGAAGTCAGCAAGTATACTGCATCCATATCCAGAGATTTTATTTATACTGGTCAAGATTTTGCTACCTGGAATTAACACCTTGGGAAATAAAATTAGTTTCATTTGCTCCTAATTTTGTGTAATAAACTATAGTATTTCACATGAAGatggtatatatgaatttttaGTTATAGTCTTCGGGGCTTATTACTTAGAAAAGTACCTACAGTCTGTTAAAAGCACAGTACTTTCCAGCACCCTCACTGTTCGCTTCTATGACAGATGAAATGGAAGGGGCTCGGGGCTCAATTCTTTCCAGCCTCACTGCTCAGatactctgtgtgcttacttccagggctccagctcaaaaactcccaactctgtcctttgccatgtctttgtgagtcccacccaccaaggggcagagactcaacactactgacatggcccagtcaaagtcctaatcataatttaatcaattaaaagtaatACCtccaacagaccagtttataaacctAATCCAATAACTacgtttggaattcataaacaatgccaaaccgCTACAACAGGTAATATGTAAACTAAATTTATACTAGATTATGTTCACCAATTTTAGTCTGGTAGTTGTTGTTAACCTTTAAATGGGTTCTTAGAAATTGAAAGAggtaagcggacttggcccagtggttagggcgccccccgcggttcaaaccccgggcctccttgacctgtgtagagctggcccatgcgcagtgctgatgcgcgcaaggagtgccgtgccatgtaggggtgtcccccgcataggggagccccatgcgcaaggcgtgtgccccgaaaggagagcggcccagcgcgaaagaaagtgcagcctgcccaggaatggcgccgcccacacggagagctgacacaacaagatgatgcaacaaaaagacattcctgtgccgctgacaacaatagaagcggacaaagaagaacatgcagcagatagacacagagaacagacaactgggatggggggaaggggagataaataaaataaataaatcttttttaaaaaaattgaaagaataataacattattaaaacaattcaaatggagtggatgtagctcagtggttgagtggctgcctcacatgtatgaggtcccaggttcaatcaccggtacttcctaaaaaaaatgcaattcaaattgccatattttgggattttcttataaatagcttttttttcctttccctccccctcccaccctgctatttttgctgtctgtgtccattcgttgtgtgatcttctgtatctatttctctttttgtcttcttgtctttctcctctaggattcaccagcattccgtcctggggacctctgatgtggagagagggtccctgtcaattgggctacctcatttcctggtctctactacgcttcaccttgactctcctatctgcctctctttttgttgcgtcatcatcttgccgtgtgacttacttgtgtgggcactggctcactgcatgggcacttggctcaccacacgggtactggctcaccacgcaggcactcacacggacactcagctcgccatgcaggcactcggctcgccatgcaggcacttggctcgccatgcaggcgcTCGgctgggcacttggcttaccacgtgggcaatTGGCTTACTGCATGGGCACCACATTGGCACTCTGCTTGCTGTGCAGGGatttggctcactgcatgggtacttggcttgccatgcgggcactggcttgctgcacaggcacgctttctcttcttctttttcaccaggaggccccagggatcaaacccaggtcctcccatatggtaggcagaggccttatcacttgagccacatctgcttcccagaaaagtcttttaaaatatatatatatattatttatttttaaaagatatagattacataaaatgttacataaaaaatataggggattcccatgtggccaacttttcccacattaacaacttctttcattagtgtggtacgttcgttgcaattgatgaacgcattttgaagcattgccacacagcatggattatagtttacattgtagtttacactctctcccactcaattctgtaggttatggcaggatatgtgtCCTCGCAGTGTCATTCTGGACAATTccaggtcccgaaaatgcccccatactacacctctttttccctcttcctgcctttagcaactccagtggtcactgtgtccacatcaataatatacttcttccattgctagggtcacaagtctatagtagaataccaataagtccagtctagtccatattttattccccaatcctgaggattctgggatggtgatgcccactccacctctaattgagagggggcttcgatcccatatggctgatggatgggattctcttgcttgcagttgtagcctCTTGGCTCCTTgggtggtggttgtccatccttgttagttgtcctgggtgagtccagtgaacggAAGAATacgtgttgcaactctgctaaggctcagggcctagctggcaaatggacagccccaagattcaagtctcttggacataccaactccagtgccagcTATAGTTTCAATAAAAGAGAcaaagcatgtgtagagaagtcacgtctgagtccaactccgtcacactcaggagcacaaactccaaaagtagagcccattggcaaggcaccaaactccagagctatctgccatgagtGTAGGacatgggtgtctccatagccctcaggagccccactatttggggttgtatctacttggctgtctatgagatcctgctgagatgtgcataaacgttacctctctgatgacctcctgactcattttgaagtctcttaaccttATATAcccatttgtcttcaccatttcccccttttattcaaggtctttttccagttgcatcaccagccagtgctcggtagtaatcccttggtgccagggagactcatccccgggagtcatgtcccatgctgggggggggggaaggtaatgcatttacatgct is a window of Dasypus novemcinctus isolate mDasNov1 chromosome 29, mDasNov1.1.hap2, whole genome shotgun sequence DNA encoding:
- the POMK gene encoding protein O-mannose kinase isoform X2 gives rise to the protein MEATSQGGKKAAHHREVRPAVVLLLALALMNALLYLCLDRFFISPRRAAVVPSHCPFGYFRIGQMKNCSPWLTCEELRAEVRQLKRVGEGAVKRVFLSEWKEHKVALSRLTSLQVKDDFLHGLQMLKSLQSSYVVTLLGYCEEDNTILTEYHPLGSLSNLEETLNLSKYQNVNTWQRRLQLAMDYVGVINYLHSSPLGTRVMCDSNDLPKTLSQYLLTSSFSIVANDLDALPLANRSAGTLVKCGRRELRGDFVAPEQLWPYGEDTPFHDDLMPSYDEKVDIWKIPEVSSFLLGHVEGSDMVRFHLFDIHKACKSKNPAERPTAQEILDAYQKVLNSLRDAVPTQTREML
- the POMK gene encoding protein O-mannose kinase isoform X1, producing MKESRFCLPCEEWTGKETKWQTTWDTAAEAQEIAEDSKMEATSQGGKKAAHHREVRPAVVLLLALALMNALLYLCLDRFFISPRRAAVVPSHCPFGYFRIGQMKNCSPWLTCEELRAEVRQLKRVGEGAVKRVFLSEWKEHKVALSRLTSLQVKDDFLHGLQMLKSLQSSYVVTLLGYCEEDNTILTEYHPLGSLSNLEETLNLSKYQNVNTWQRRLQLAMDYVGVINYLHSSPLGTRVMCDSNDLPKTLSQYLLTSSFSIVANDLDALPLANRSAGTLVKCGRRELRGDFVAPEQLWPYGEDTPFHDDLMPSYDEKVDIWKIPEVSSFLLGHVEGSDMVRFHLFDIHKACKSKNPAERPTAQEILDAYQKVLNSLRDAVPTQTREML